The segment cttaaaaaataaaaactcatttccacatttaattttttaatattaattaaaaattaaaattcataataaaataagtaaatataaataaatattttttaatatacgcGTATTGGATACGCCGATGCATGCTCCTAAGGAGGGACATTGGTGTATCCAGCTACTCTGGTCTAGGTAGGTTTATCTCATGCGTCTGAATCCAAACTTTGAATGGAAGAGCTAGTTTCTAGAAATACAGTCATATGGAATCAACCATTGACATAGAAATGCAACCTTGACAAAGTTTGGTAATGTCGTCAGCAAAAGTGCATTAGCCATCAGACTGATGCAAAGGAATAAGATACCTTGTAAAACTGAAATTGCAGAGATGAAGCAGCATATATGATTCAATGGTTTACCCAACTACATGTTTTGCAATACCAACTATTCATGCATCGCTCATCTGCGTTCATCCTGTGACTGCCTTGATTTGTttgcaaaaccaaggaagaaagccAGTATGGTCAAATTCAACTATTCATCTGCAAAGATCTCGGACAATGCCATATCAGCCACGTGGAAATTGTTATCAAGAAGATGAAAGGTGAAAGGTGTACAAGATGAACTTGATTTGTTTTCGAGACCAACGATACGTCATAAGCCCAGACAAAAAATGATAGATTGTTTGAAAAAATCTAGTTAGTCATGATTCCTTACTCACGATCTTCTTAAACGTCGttggttttatgttcaaatttaatTTTAGTAGTGTTACTCGTAAAGAATAAGTCGATACTGTTCAAAAATTTGAACAACATAAAAGTAACATAATGCTATTCAATATGTGTAATAGGCAATTTCGTGTCTAACCATTTTATAATTCTGCTAGCCATTTCTTCAAAGATAAAGAGGATCTTATTGCTGATGTTACTAGGTTGAACATGGAGGGGAAGAAGTTTTTTAAAGATAGAAAGTCGGCTGATGAAGAGGTCCATAATTTCATCAAGGGTAAAGAGTGCAAAATTTGATAGATTTGACTGAAGCCTAGTTGACGAGTCGGAGTTAGCAAGTATACAGGAGCACTCTCCCCTATTTAATTGTCTATCACTCATCTGATTCATCACTAAACTGCCTCGATTTGTTTtgaaagagcaaggaaaggaaaggtAGCGAGGATGTGCAGCCTAGAGAAGCGAGGAAATGTGTACATCTTGACCTTCGTTGGTGACGGCGAGCACAGGTTTAATCCCACAACATTCGATGCCATCTCTGACGCTCTCAAAGAGGTGGAAGAATCGGCAGACGCAGCAGCCCTGGTAACCACCAACGCAGGCAAATACTTCTCCTGCGGCCTCGACATGAAATGGGTTGGCGAGAGCCCCCACGACCGTTTTGACATAGGCATGGAGAAATTAGAGAATATGTTCGCAGCCTTCATGAAGCTCAGCATCCCCACCGTGGCAGCCATCTGCGGGCACGCGGAGGCGAGCGCCTTCACGCTTGCTCTGGCTCACGATTACCGCTTCATGAGTACGCAGGGGTCCTCCCACCTCTACATGTGCGAGCTCGATCATGGCTTCAACATCCCCAAGAGTATGCTAACCTTGATTCGTAGCAAGCTGCACCCTGCAGCCCTGCGCGATGTGGTGCTAGGCGGCACCAAGCTCAACGCCCAGATGGCCTTTCAGAAAGGGATTGTGGACGCCGCTTTCGACGACTCGGTGGGGACTTTGCAGGCGGCGGTTAAGGAGGCAGAGAAACTGGCGGTCAGGGGATGGAACAGGGAGATCTACCGTAGCTTCAGGTTGGCTGCCTTTCCTGACGTTGTGGAGGAGCTCGATATTCATGTTCCCTATCGCATGCTCGCTTCCTATAACTTCTGATGCCCACCTTCAATCTTGCCCAGATTTCTATAAGCGAACAATAAGCATTTGGATAATCAATATTGTATAAGCTCTAAATAAGGGCGAAATAATAATAGCTCTATTACTATTTATCTAGTTTGGTGTTGTTCATGAGAGAAAAGTGGTTTGATTTTCTATAGTAATTTTACTTTCAATTTTTTAATATGATATAACAGCTCTATTATAAAATCACTCAACCGATTGGTCATGCTCTTAATATAAGATTTGTCAAAGAAGGCAAGCATATGAGATACGTATTTGCAATTTATTTCATCCAGGTCACAATATCAGAAGATTTATCATAGTTGTTATTATATTTGCATATTAATAACAACTATTTTCTGTATTCAAAATATTTGGTGTTGTTCTTATATTTTATTGGTAGTGAttattttttaacttaaaatttCTTTACAGTGCATTTAGAAAAAAGTTTCAATTTTGTTTTCCTGCTATTGTGCTGTGCAGTTTTGTAGTGGGCAATTgcctattttattttatatttgcaaATTTTGTTATAGGTTAAGTATTAatttttttgaaggagaaattaaaaGAGAGAGCTTGCAATCATGTTTTGAAACTATTTTTTTATGAATAGTGGTCAATTCCATTAATATTAGACAAAAGTGCATTATTCACAAAAAAATAGTAGAGGGATACAAGATCTCACCATAGTAGTCAAACGAGCAAAGCCTAGAGAATAAAAAACATATAAGAACCCCCTAGGAACAAAAACATGGGCAGATCCGAGAGAGtagaaagaaagaaggaaaagTTGTTAAGTGACTATTGTATTATCCTCCTTGTCCTTGTCCTCATCCTAGCAAGAGGGAAAGATAGCCAGAGCCAATCATGGGAGCCATTTGGATGAGCTAGGCCATCCACTATCACCACCAAAATTTGGACATCCACTGTCACCATTAGTGATTGGACCCACAACCTCGCACCCCATCTAGGGGTGAAAATCCCACACAACGAAGAGGTGGAGAATTGCCTATTAAAATAATTGCCACCACTAGACTATTTAGATGGAGCTTGAGACTGTAGGGTTTGAGAGCGGTGAGTCAAAGAGGTACATATACGTTGATGGTGGCGAGGGCATAGATCGATCATGGGAggcaaaattatttgaaacaactaTAGCAACTATATAAGGAGCATTTACCCAATGCTCCCGAAGCTCCCAAATGTGGCCCACGGTGCAACCTTGTTGGCTTCCACTTGAATCTAAAGCATCACATTATCGCATATACATGCTTTAGTAAAAAGTGACACATGAATATTAATGGTGTTGTGAGAAAAAAAATAACATTTCTATCTTTTCATATTGTAAGGAGGATTTCCACCCTTAAATCATGCCAAATCTACATAAATTTTAAGGGAATGCAAAGGAAATCCCCAAAAAGGGCTATATGCCAAGAAAAAGGCACTGACCAAAACCATCAACACAAATCATGAATCCAACTCTACAAGTTTTGAGCTCAACAACAAAACCTAAAGAGGTGATTGAAAAAATCTAGTTGCCCACAAAAAGGGCACCAAGGATCGGAATGCCCACATTCCTTAGACGAGAGGCCAAAGGTCAACCTGGGGAAAGAATGCACCACACAAGTTAGTCATGATTATTTTCAAAATTTAGTTCTTTTTTACAGTGCATTTAGACAACAATTTCATTTTTTGTGTGCTACTATTGTCTTGCACAATTTCTTAGTGGGGAGATGTTACATGTAGACacaattgtatattttattttatgcttgtaaattttagtataggttaaagttttaaaaaaatttagaagaaataGATAAAATGAGGTTGGGGTAATTTCTTAGATTTATTttacaaaataaaaattatttaatttttaattcga is part of the Cryptomeria japonica chromosome 10, Sugi_1.0, whole genome shotgun sequence genome and harbors:
- the LOC131859270 gene encoding enoyl-CoA delta isomerase 2, peroxisomal-like, translated to MCSLEKRGNVYILTFVGDGEHRFNPTTFDAISDALKEVEESADAAALVTTNAGKYFSCGLDMKWVGESPHDRFDIGMEKLENMFAAFMKLSIPTVAAICGHAEASAFTLALAHDYRFMSTQGSSHLYMCELDHGFNIPKSMLTLIRSKLHPAALRDVVLGGTKLNAQMAFQKGIVDAAFDDSVGTLQAAVKEAEKLAVRGWNREIYRSFRLAAFPDVVEELDIHVPYRMLASYNF